The genomic window TCCGGCCCGGTCTCGGATGCCACGAAGGAGCGCGTGCTCGCCGCGGCCGCCGAACTCGGTTACGCCGGACCCGATCCGCGCGCCCGATCGCTGCGTCGCGGCCGCTCGGGCATCGTCGGCGTCGTGCTCGAGGAGCGGGTGCGCGCCGCGTTCCTCGACCCGGTGAAGATCCGGACCCTCGACGGCATCGCCGACGGCATCGCCCCGCTCGGCGCGGGCCTGCTGCTGCTGCCCGACCTGGGCGAGGGCGAGACCACGATCAGCGTCGAGTCGGCGCCGCTCGACGCCGTCGTGCTGCTCTGGTGCGGCCTGCGCAGCGCGAAGTCGATCGAGGCGCTGCGTTCGCGGGGCATCCCGGTCGTCGCGATCGAGTGCGAGGTCGAAGACGGCATCCCGCGCATCACGATCGACAACGTCGACGCGACCCGTCGAGGCGCCGAGTACCTGCGCGAGCTCGGCCATCGCGACGTCGCCGTGGTGGCCCTGCCGCTCGACGCCGAGCGCCGTCGCGGCGCCGTCACCGATGCCCTGCTCGCCGAGGCGACGAACGTGGTCACGCTCGAGCGGCTCGCGGGCGCCCGCCAGGTCTACCCGGACGCGCCGGCCGTGGAGACCTCGGCGAGCTCGATCGAGGAGGGCCGCATCGCGGCGCGCACCCTGCTCGACGTCGATGCCGGCGTGCGGCCGACCGCGATCATCGCCCAGTCCGACCTGCTCGCGGCCGGCGTGATCGCGGCCGCCGAGGAACTCGGTCTCGACGTGCCCGGCGACCTCAGCGTCATCGGGTTCGACGGCATTCGCGTCGACGGCCTGCAGCACGACCTCACGACCCTCGACCAGCCGTCGGCGGCGAAGGGCCGGGCGGCGGGCGAGGCGGTCGTGCGCATGCTCGCGGGGGAGGAGCCCGAGTCGGTCGCCTTCACGAGCACCCTGCACATCGGCGACACCGCCGCCCGCCCGGCCCGCTGACGCGCGCCGCGCGCGTCACGCCGCGCCCGTCACCATCCAGCCCGCCCCGCGGGCCCGCAACGACAGCGTCACGGCTCGCGCGGCGAGGTATCCGATCGCGAACGCCGCCGTCACGAGGGCGAGCGCGACGGACGCCTCGAGCTCCGCCGCGACCGACCACCACACCGCGCCGAGCGCGAGCGGCACGTAGGCCGCGAGGTTCACGAGTCCCGTCCACGCCAGGTATCGCGCATCGCCGGCGCCGATGAGCACGCCGTCGAGCACGAACACGAGTCCGCCGAGCGGCGCCGAGACACCGAGCACCACGAGCGAGAGCGGCAGCATCGCGCGCACGTCGGCGTCGGAGGTGAACACCAGCGGGAGCACCCACGCCGATGCCGCCACGACGAGCCCCAGCACCAGCCCCGACCCGACGCCCCACTGCACGCACCGACGCAGCACGGCGCGCACGGTCGTGACGTCGCCCGCGCCGAGCGACCGGCCGATGAGCGCCTGCGCGGCGATCGCGAGCGCGTCGAGGGCGAACGCCAGCGTCGAGAACAGCGTGATGACGACCTGGTAGGCGGCCAGTTCCTCGGGGCCGAGCGCGGTCGCCGACCACGTCGCGAGCAGCAGCGCGGCGCGAAGGCCCAGCGTGCGGACGAACAGCCAGACGCCGGATGCCGCCCCGCGCAGCAGTCCCGCCCGGTGCGGCCGCCACCCGGCGCCCACCCGCGCGGCGTGCCGGCGGATGACGACGAGGTACACGGCCACCATCGCCCACTGCGCGACGACGGTGCCGATCGCCGAACCGGCCAGTCCCAGCCCCAGGCCGTAGATGAACACCGCGTTGAGCGCGATGTTCGCCGCGAACCCGATGCCTGCGACCCAGAGCGGGGTGCGGGTGTCCTGCAGGCCGCGCAGCAGCCCGGTCGCGGCGAACACGAGCAGCATCGCCGGCAGCCCCGCCATCGAGATCGACAGGTACGCGGATGCCTCGGCCGCGACCTCCGCGGGCGCGCCGAAGGCGCCGACGAGCCACGGCGCGCCGAGCCATCCCAGCACGCCGAGCACCGCGCCGAGTCCGAGCGCGAGCCAGAGGCCGTCGATGCCCGCGGTGACCGCGCCGCGCTCGTCCCCCGCGCCGAGTCGTCGTGCGACCGCCGGTGTGGTGGCGTACGCGAGGAACACCATGAGCCCGATGATCGTCTGCAGGATCGCGCTCGCGAGCCCGAGCCCGGCGAGCGGCTCGGCACCGAGGTGCCCGACCATCGCGGTGTCGGCGAGCAGGAACAGCGGCTCCGCGACGAGCGCGCCGAGCGCCGGCACGGCCAACCGCAGGATGTCGCGGTCGACGAGGCTCAGCCGACCGCCGCTGCGAGCGCTCACGCGGGCGGGTTCGCGTCGTCGGAGGCGGTCTTGAACGCGCGCTCCCACTCCTGCAGCTCCGAGCGCCGACCGACGAGCCCGTCGAGCGACACCTGGAAGTGCACGCCCCGCCGGGCGTTGACCTGCCGGATGTTGCGCACCAGGTCTTCGGAGACCGCTGACACCGCATCACGGACCTCGGCGACGCGCTCGTCGGGGTCGTCCCACAGGTGCGGGTGCGTGAGGATGTCGAGCAGGTAGTCCCGGTCGAGTGCCGCGGTGAGCCTGCCGAGGGTCCCGTCGAGTTCGCCCGCCGCCAGTCCGCGCTGTGCGGAACCGCTCTGCCGGTCGAGCCTCGCGAAGAGCTCCTCGACGTGCTCCGCGATCGCCGCGATCTCGGTACCGGTCTGCGCCGCCGCCGCGTTGCCGGTCGCGCCCACCTGCCCGTACGCGCCGGCGAGCGACCGCAGGTTCGCCACGTGTCGGCGGATCGGGTCGGGGAGCCCGGCGCGACCCGCGCCCTTCCGGCGCCGCGCGCGGACGACGGCGATCGTTCCGCCGACAGCCGCGAGGACCGCCGCCGCCGAGATGGCGACGACGAGGATCACGCCGGTGTCGCCGCCGCCCCCGCCGGCCCCCGCGTCGTCGGTCGCCGCCTGCACCTCGGTCACCGTCTGCGCGAGCGCCGCATCCACCCCGCCGGGATTCGTCTGGGCCGTGTTCGCGATCTCCATCGCCTGGCCGCGCTCGAGCACGCTGGAACCGGCGGCGAGGTCGTCGCCGACGGCGACGACGATGGTGTCGTACCCCGTCTGCTCGGCGAGGCGCGGCACGATGTCGCCGGCGGATGCCTCGAGCGCCGCGTTGTCCGAGAAGACCGCGACTCCGATCGAGTCGGCGCCGACCTGCGCCGCCAGCTGCGCCTGGAGGGCGCTCGCGTCGGTCACCTCCGGCGACACGTAGACGTGCGAGCCCTGCGACAGCGCGGTCGCCGCGTCGTCGACGTACCCGCCGCCCTCGGCGGCCTCGAACGCAGAGCCCATCCGTCGCCCCTCAGAAGTTGTTGATGACCGACGCGAACACGAGGTCGATCTTGGCCGGGTCGGTGGCGTCGAACCACTGGCCGCCGGTCGCCTCGGCGATCCGCTGGAGGGCGCCGATGTCCGCGCCCTCGCCGTAGGCGATGGGGAAGATGCGCACGGGTGCGTCGCCGCCGCCCTCGCCGTTCGACGCCCCGATCTTCGCGATGAGCGAGTCGATCGACGTCGACGAGTCGGTGTCCTGCCCGTCGGAGAGGACGACGATCGCGTTGATGCGCCCGGGCTCGGCGCGGGCGCTCATCTCCCGGTGGGCCGCCGCGATCGCGTCGTACAGCGGAGTGCCTTGACGGGTCGCGTAGCGGAGGTCCTCGATCGACGTTCCCAGCGCCTCCGCATCGGACCCCAGCGGCGTCACGTCGCGCAGGTCGATCAGGTTGCGCCCGGCGGCCGACTCGACGTCGGTCGTGAAGGCCCACACGCCCACCTCGTCGGTGGATCGGAAGTGGTCGAGCGTCGCCCGGGCGCCCTCGATGGCCCCGTCGAGCTTCGACCGGCCGTCGCCGATGGGGTCGTCCATCGACCCCGAGATGTCGATCAGCTCGAGCACGGAGGAGGGCTTGCGGATCTGCGTCCACTGGTCGATCGCGGTCGACACGACGTCGACGGCGGGGCGGGGCAGGGTGATCGCCGGGCCCGCGGGGTCGACCCCGTACGCCGCCGTGAACAGATCGCCCAGCGGCACCGAGGGGTCGAGCGGCCGGAAGCCGTACTCGGGCAGGATCCGCTGCGCGGCATCCGTCTGGAGGAACTCGGCGAACGCGAGGCCGGCGGTGCGCTGCACGTCGGTCACCCAGTCGGCGCCGAGCACCGTGACCGGGTTGTCCGACCACATCGAGCCGCCCGACGGGTAGATCGCGACGAGCTTCTCCTTCGGCGGCGTGAGGGTCTCGCCGGGTTCCACGGTGTGCGAGTCCGGGTTGCCCTGGTTGTAGTTCAGCAGCGACGTCTCCTCGAGCGCGACGGCCGAGACGTAGCCGGAGCCGCCGGCACCGTGCTGCGTCTCCTCGTAGAGGGTGTTGAGCACCTTGCCCGTGGTGTCGCCGTAGTGGATCACGCACTCCTCGAAGACGCGCGAGAAGTCGGCGGCCGCTGCGACGTCGTCGGCCGTGAGATCGGCCGTCTTGCCGGATGCCTCGTACGACTGCATGAGGATCGCCGAGAGCCCGGTGGTCGACGTGTTCGGGTTCGTCTTCGAGATCTTGAACGAGCCCCAGATCGGCTTGCCCGCGCTCGCCCAGCCGGCGGGATCGGCGCAGAGCCGCTCCAGGTCGGCGATGCCGATCGGCTGGTCGGGCCATCCGAGCGCCTTCGCCATCGTCTCGGGCATGCCGAAGACGACCGGGGTGTGCGTGAACGACACGGGTTCGCCGACGAGCGCCGGGTTCGCCGCGGCCGCGACGCGTTCCGTCCACACTGTGGATGCCGGCGACCACATCGACGGCCACCGGCGGGTGTCGTCGTCGGGCCACCCCCCGCCGGCCGTGAGGAAGCGGGTCGCGTCGCCCGACGAGACGTTGATCGGCCGCACCGTCGCGCACTCGGCGAGGCCCTCGTGCTCCGGTGATTCCTTGAACGCCTTCGCGAGCGCGTCGAGCATGTTGACCTTCTCGGACGACGTCGCGATGACGACGCTCGTGCATCCGTCGTCGGCGAAATCGCCGCCGTCGGCGCTCGGCCGATCATCACCGAACGTGCACGCGCTCAACCCGATCGACACCACCGTGACGAGCGCGAGGGCGAGCGGGAGACGGGCGGCCGTGCGCCGCGGAACGGGTGCCATGGGAACAGGGTACGTCGGGCGGTGCCCGTCGGGTCACGCCCGATCGACGATCTCCGTGCCGAGCGGTCTCCTTCGCACGGGTTTCGCCGACAGAACGCCGAGAACCCGCCCGATCGGGCGGCACCGCCCACCGAGCGGGGTGACGGGCGACATAGGCTGGAGCGATGACCGACGTCTCGCTCACCTCCGGCATCGCGCTCGACGAACTCGACTCCGAGACCCGCCCGCAGGACGACCTCTTCCGTCACGTCAACGGCCGGTGGATCGATCGCACCGAGATCCCGGCCGACAAGGCCCGCTACGGGTCGTTCATCCTCCTGCACGAGGAGGCCGAGCAGGCCGTGCGCGACATCATCGTCGAGTCGCAGGCGGCCGAGCCCGGCACCGAGGCCCGTAAGGTCGGCGACCTCTACGCGAGCTTCATGGACGAGGACCGCGCCCAGATGCTCGGCGCCACCCCGATCGCGGCGAACCTGCTCGAGGCCTCGCTGGTCCGGTCGGTGGCGCAGCTGCTCGAGACGATCGGCCGCCTCGAGCGCCTGAACACCTCGGGGTTCGTGCAGCTCTTCGTCGACAACGACCCGGGCGATCCCGAGCGGTACCTCGTGTTCGTCGAGCAGGGCGGCATCGGCCTGCCCGACGAGTCGTACTTCCGCGAGGAGCGGTTCGCCGCGATCCGTGACGCGTACCTCGCGCACCTCGAGCGCATGTTCGGCCTCGCGGGGCTCGACGAGCCGGCAGCGCGCGCGGCGCGCGTGTTCGAGCTCGAGACGCGCATCGCCGCGGTCCACTGGTCGAACGTCGAGTCGCGCGACAGCGAGAAGACGTACAACCTGACCCCGTGGGCCGACGTCGTCGGCGCGGCATCCGGCTCCGGCGCCGACCTCGCGGTCTGGCGCGACGCGATGGGCGTGCCCGCCGGCGCATTCGACGAGGTCGTCGTGCGCCAGCCGTCGTTCGTCGCCGGCCTCGGCGAACTGCTCGTCGAAGACCGCCTGCCCGCGTGGCGCGACTGGCTCGCCTGGCAGGTCATCCGCTCGAACGCCGCCTACCTCTCGAACGACTTCGTCGAGGCGAACTTCGACTTCTACGGCCGCACGCTCACCGGAACGCCCCAGATGCGCGAGCGGTGGAAGCGCGGCGTCTCGCTCGTCGAGGGGTCGCTCGGCGAGGCCGTCGGCCGCATCTACGTGGAGCGGCACTTCCCGCCCGCCGCGAAGGATGCGATGGACGACCTCGTCGCGAACCTCGTCGAGGCGTACCGGCAGTCGATCTCGAAGCTCGAGTGGATGGGCGAGGCGACCCGTGAGCGCGCGCTCGAGAAGCTCGGCAAGTTCACGCCGAAGATCGGCTACCCGGTCAAGTGGCGCGACTACTCGTCGCTCGTGGTCGACCCGGCCGACCTCGTCGGCAACGTGCGGGCGACCGCCGAGTACGAGTTCAACCGCGAACTGGGCAAGATCGGCAAGCCGATCGACCGCGACGAGTGGTTCATGACGCCGCAGACCATCAACGCGTACTACAACCCGGGCTTCAACGAGATCGTGTTCCCGGCGGCGATCCTCCAGTTCCCGTTCTTCGACGAGACGCGCGACGCGGCCGCCAACTACGGTGCGATCGGCGCGGTCATCGGCCACGAGATCGGACACGGGTTCGACGACCAGGGATCGAAGTACGACGGCGACGGCCGCCTCACCGACTGGTGGACCGCCGAGGACCGCGCCGCGTTCGAGGAGCGCACCAAGGCGCTCATCGAGCAGTACGACGCCCTGGTCCCGCTGCAGCTGCTCGACGGCGAAGCGGATGCCTCGGCCGACGCATCCGACGCCGGTGACGCCGCACCCTCGCACGTCAACGGCGCACTCACCATCGGCGAGAACATCGGCGACCTCGGCGGTCTCGCGATCGCGTGGAAGGCGTACCTGATCTCGCTCGGCGGCGAGGAGCCGCCGGTGATCGACGGACTCACCGGGGTCGAGCGGTTCTTCCTCTCGTGGGCGCAGGCGTGGCAGCAGAAGTCGCGCGACGCCGAGGTCGTGCGCCTGCTCGCGATCGACCCGCACTCGCCGAGCGAGTTCCGGTGCAACCAGATCGTCCGCAACATCGACGAGTTCTACACTGGGTTCGGCGTGACCGCTGAAGACGCACTCTGGCTCGAACCCGCCGAGCGGGTGACGATCTGGTAACCCCCACCTCCGGTCACATCCCCCGACTCGCGCCTGCGCCGCCGCCTGCGGTGCAGCGCCGCCAGACAGAGAAGGAGCTCGCCACCGTGGTGACCTCGTCGCAGGGTTCCGAGCGTCGCTCGCGCCATGCGGCGATCCGGAAGGGCAAGCACGAGGTCGACGGTCCGAAGGAGGACTTCAGCCGCGGGTTCGCGGCGCTCGGCGAGCTCGCGCTCGCCGGGGTGCAGGTCTCGGCGCGGGCGACCGACCTCGCCACGGGGCGCGTGCTCTTCTCGGTCGACGACCACGTCGTGATGCCGACGGCCTCCATCGGCAAGGTGCTGCTGCTCGTCGAGGTCGCGTCGCGGCTCGGTTCGGCGAGCACCGAGGCGTTCGCCGTGCTCGACCGCGCTCCGCGCGACGCGGTCGGCGACTCGGGCATCTGGCAGCACCTGCAGTCGCCGAGCCTGCCCATCGCCGACCTCGCCGCGCTCATCGGCGCCACGAGCGACAACCTCGCGACGAACGTGCTCATCCGGTACGTCGGACTCGAGGCCGTGCGCGCGCGAACCGAGGCGCTGGGCCTGACCCGCACGGCGCTGCTCGACCTCGTGCGCGACCACCGCGGGCCCGACGACGCCCCGCAGCTGTCGATCGGTTCGGCGAAGGAGCTCACCTGGCTGTTCGCGGCGCTCGCGCGAGGCGAGATCGTGAGCCCCGAGGTGTCGCAGCGCGTGGTGGGCTGGCTATCGCTGAACGCCGACCTGTCGATGGTGGCATCCGCGTTCGGGCTCGATCCGCTGGCGCATCGCATGCCCGACCACAACGTGCTGCTCATGAACAAGACCGGCACCGACGGGGGAGTCCGCAGCGAGGTCGGCGTGCTGCGCGGCCCTCGCGCGAGCGTCTCGTACGCCGTGTCGACCTACTTCGCCGACACGGGGCTCACGAGCCGCCTCTCGGTGCTCGACGGCATGCGCCAGGTCGGCCTCGACCTGCTCGAGTACGTGCACTGAGCGGGTCTGCGTATGGGCACTCCTGCCCATACGGCGAGTGTGCTCCGGATCAATAGGATCGTTCGGGGTCCGGTACCGGACCCTTCTGTCCGCACCTCGACCCGAAGGACCTTCAGTGGCCACTTCCGCACTCCGCATCCGCGTCGGCGCCCTTGCCGCCGCCGCTGCGCTCAGCATCACCGGGCTCGCGCTCGGCGCGGCCCCCGCCGTCGCCGAAGACGGCCCGACCATCTCCCTCGACCGCACCTCGTTCCCGGCCGGTGACTGGGACGGCGGGTTCACCGTGACGGGCTCCGGCTTCGACACGACGGTGGACACGGCGACGCTCAGCATCGGCTCCTACGGTGAGAACGGCGGGGGAGTCGCCTGGTCGACCGAGGTCGCCGTCTCGCCTGCCGGCACGATCAGCGCGGCCGTCGTGCCGGAAGCACCGACGCAGGCACCCGATTCGACCGGCTATCCGCAGTACCGCGTCAACGTCGGCCAGCAGATCGCGGAGGGGCAGCCCTGGCTGTTCTCGAACACCGTCGACCTCACCATCACCGAGGGCACGTCGCTCACCGTCGCCGGGGAGGCTTCGCCCGAGCAGCTCGCCGCCGGCATCTCCGCGCAGTTCGCGGGCTTCGGTGCCGATGAGCCGCTCTTCTCCTACTTCGACCTCCTCCGCTCCACCGAAGGTGCGGACCAGCCAGAGCTCGTCGACTCCGTCGAGGCCGACGTCACCGCCGACGCGAGCGGTGCCGGCACGATCAGTGCGCAGCTCGCCGGCGCCCACGTCGGCGACTTCGTCGTCGTCTGGATCGGCTCGGAGGGCGGCCTCCAGGCCGAGGCGTTCGTGCAGGTCGTCGAGGCTCCGGCTCCGGCCCCCGAGCCCGCAGACCCGGCTGCCGCTGCTCCGGCCGCCGCATCGACCGGGCCGGCGCTCGCCGAGACCGGTGTCGAGCCCCTCGCGGTCGGCGTCGCCGCGTTCGCGCTCGTCGCGCTCGGTGCGCTCGTCGTGGTCGCGCGCCGTCGCCAGGCGGTCGCCGGTCGCTGACCCCTGCCGACCGTACGGAACGGGCGGGTCGTCTTCGGACGGCCCGCCCGTTCTCGTTCCTCAGGTGGCCTCGGGCGACGACGGGCCGCTCGGCGCGCTCCGCTCGATGAGCAGCCGGATGCCCTCGATGACCGCATCGGCGGTCGCCGGTGCGCCGAGCAGCCGGAAGTGACCGGGCGTCGCGACCTCGACGTTGGTCGCCCCGTCCAGCGCGGATCCGTCGGGGATGTGCGGGTCGAACGGCCCGAAGACCGAGACGATGCTGCCGTTCACCGAACTCGCGTCGCCGAGCGCCACGATGGCCGGGCCGTCGGGAAGGAACTCTCGCACGCTCGGGTCGAGCAGCAGGGTCGCGAGGCGGGTGCCCGCGAACGGCGACGCCACCGCGACGACGCCGATGAGCCCGAGCGCCCGCGAGTCGAGGTCGTCGACGACGAGGTGCTTGCCGATCAGGCCCCCCTTGCTGTGGCCGACGACGACGCGGCCCGCGGCCGGCACCGGGAGGCGGCCGAGTGCGCGTCCGAGGCGTTCCGCGGTGCCAGG from Agromyces sp. LHK192 includes these protein-coding regions:
- a CDS encoding LacI family DNA-binding transcriptional regulator; its protein translation is MPTDPAPRHPTLADVAAKAGVSASTASLAFSGSGPVSDATKERVLAAAAELGYAGPDPRARSLRRGRSGIVGVVLEERVRAAFLDPVKIRTLDGIADGIAPLGAGLLLLPDLGEGETTISVESAPLDAVVLLWCGLRSAKSIEALRSRGIPVVAIECEVEDGIPRITIDNVDATRRGAEYLRELGHRDVAVVALPLDAERRRGAVTDALLAEATNVVTLERLAGARQVYPDAPAVETSASSIEEGRIAARTLLDVDAGVRPTAIIAQSDLLAAGVIAAAEELGLDVPGDLSVIGFDGIRVDGLQHDLTTLDQPSAAKGRAAGEAVVRMLAGEEPESVAFTSTLHIGDTAARPAR
- a CDS encoding MATE family efflux transporter; this translates as MSARSGGRLSLVDRDILRLAVPALGALVAEPLFLLADTAMVGHLGAEPLAGLGLASAILQTIIGLMVFLAYATTPAVARRLGAGDERGAVTAGIDGLWLALGLGAVLGVLGWLGAPWLVGAFGAPAEVAAEASAYLSISMAGLPAMLLVFAATGLLRGLQDTRTPLWVAGIGFAANIALNAVFIYGLGLGLAGSAIGTVVAQWAMVAVYLVVIRRHAARVGAGWRPHRAGLLRGAASGVWLFVRTLGLRAALLLATWSATALGPEELAAYQVVITLFSTLAFALDALAIAAQALIGRSLGAGDVTTVRAVLRRCVQWGVGSGLVLGLVVAASAWVLPLVFTSDADVRAMLPLSLVVLGVSAPLGGLVFVLDGVLIGAGDARYLAWTGLVNLAAYVPLALGAVWWSVAAELEASVALALVTAAFAIGYLAARAVTLSLRARGAGWMVTGAA
- a CDS encoding substrate-binding and VWA domain-containing protein, with protein sequence MAPVPRRTAARLPLALALVTVVSIGLSACTFGDDRPSADGGDFADDGCTSVVIATSSEKVNMLDALAKAFKESPEHEGLAECATVRPINVSSGDATRFLTAGGGWPDDDTRRWPSMWSPASTVWTERVAAAANPALVGEPVSFTHTPVVFGMPETMAKALGWPDQPIGIADLERLCADPAGWASAGKPIWGSFKISKTNPNTSTTGLSAILMQSYEASGKTADLTADDVAAAADFSRVFEECVIHYGDTTGKVLNTLYEETQHGAGGSGYVSAVALEETSLLNYNQGNPDSHTVEPGETLTPPKEKLVAIYPSGGSMWSDNPVTVLGADWVTDVQRTAGLAFAEFLQTDAAQRILPEYGFRPLDPSVPLGDLFTAAYGVDPAGPAITLPRPAVDVVSTAIDQWTQIRKPSSVLELIDISGSMDDPIGDGRSKLDGAIEGARATLDHFRSTDEVGVWAFTTDVESAAGRNLIDLRDVTPLGSDAEALGTSIEDLRYATRQGTPLYDAIAAAHREMSARAEPGRINAIVVLSDGQDTDSSTSIDSLIAKIGASNGEGGGDAPVRIFPIAYGEGADIGALQRIAEATGGQWFDATDPAKIDLVFASVINNF
- a CDS encoding M13 family metallopeptidase encodes the protein MTDVSLTSGIALDELDSETRPQDDLFRHVNGRWIDRTEIPADKARYGSFILLHEEAEQAVRDIIVESQAAEPGTEARKVGDLYASFMDEDRAQMLGATPIAANLLEASLVRSVAQLLETIGRLERLNTSGFVQLFVDNDPGDPERYLVFVEQGGIGLPDESYFREERFAAIRDAYLAHLERMFGLAGLDEPAARAARVFELETRIAAVHWSNVESRDSEKTYNLTPWADVVGAASGSGADLAVWRDAMGVPAGAFDEVVVRQPSFVAGLGELLVEDRLPAWRDWLAWQVIRSNAAYLSNDFVEANFDFYGRTLTGTPQMRERWKRGVSLVEGSLGEAVGRIYVERHFPPAAKDAMDDLVANLVEAYRQSISKLEWMGEATRERALEKLGKFTPKIGYPVKWRDYSSLVVDPADLVGNVRATAEYEFNRELGKIGKPIDRDEWFMTPQTINAYYNPGFNEIVFPAAILQFPFFDETRDAAANYGAIGAVIGHEIGHGFDDQGSKYDGDGRLTDWWTAEDRAAFEERTKALIEQYDALVPLQLLDGEADASADASDAGDAAPSHVNGALTIGENIGDLGGLAIAWKAYLISLGGEEPPVIDGLTGVERFFLSWAQAWQQKSRDAEVVRLLAIDPHSPSEFRCNQIVRNIDEFYTGFGVTAEDALWLEPAERVTIW
- a CDS encoding serine hydrolase, whose translation is MVTSSQGSERRSRHAAIRKGKHEVDGPKEDFSRGFAALGELALAGVQVSARATDLATGRVLFSVDDHVVMPTASIGKVLLLVEVASRLGSASTEAFAVLDRAPRDAVGDSGIWQHLQSPSLPIADLAALIGATSDNLATNVLIRYVGLEAVRARTEALGLTRTALLDLVRDHRGPDDAPQLSIGSAKELTWLFAALARGEIVSPEVSQRVVGWLSLNADLSMVASAFGLDPLAHRMPDHNVLLMNKTGTDGGVRSEVGVLRGPRASVSYAVSTYFADTGLTSRLSVLDGMRQVGLDLLEYVH
- a CDS encoding triacylglycerol lipase, which gives rise to MGGRGLTPWRIARIWIADYLYAGVRQLAVLTAWRRPMDWLSGDDRLPDVILVPGVYEHWTFLRPLGARLHRAGFRVRTVHGLGVNRRPIPGTAERLGRALGRLPVPAAGRVVVGHSKGGLIGKHLVVDDLDSRALGLIGVVAVASPFAGTRLATLLLDPSVREFLPDGPAIVALGDASSVNGSIVSVFGPFDPHIPDGSALDGATNVEVATPGHFRLLGAPATADAVIEGIRLLIERSAPSGPSSPEAT